The Hemicordylus capensis ecotype Gifberg chromosome 6, rHemCap1.1.pri, whole genome shotgun sequence genome window below encodes:
- the LOC128328816 gene encoding proteoglycan 4-like yields the protein METKTTFKRCVRCRAKLPSTDHHDSCLLCLGEEHNTGACKICCAFSKQTRTNRALRLRAALYEDALRPPTPRPETLSTSASGREVHGAVDSQSKTVSTATPFKRPLQISSKEQKRREKRLRQEAAEAAGTGHSNRSEHRRETPSPSSVQASSPVADATASQSTRTPSASTSKPPPASTSKKPSTSTPSTSTPSTSKPSTSKGEQRGKDRSAATPSTSKASKTKASSTSRPSEDSHLRRRHSLSPAHTPQQSPSTPRQQGSQRSDGSATSALRKLMDSGPNTPAESTFQGFLSAGLDDEEDDEEAVESPPPPKTPSLSPRAAAESLLQSPMAVVQPLAGVADGSIRHPTSQPEHTCGFRHSLPHDYAEYLRWKAMQPALQQPVVRGDVSPAPGNGEGVQDTPREEQAVPVRAPQDKPSGKRKRKSTPPPPSPSSKESSPTSTQRDFESDYSDSDHASRQVEPSSEVPPRLSRSPTEELKAYHSLIREMAEALGLDLQLPETESADPVYNMMFQSKSSHPVSLPMIPAIAKAAKSAWDSIQSANPTSKRIENLYRILDEENTYLLRHPDPNSMVVDCASTSKGSRRHTTPADKEGRKIDVLGRRLYATSSLAIRIANYAACMARYTHLLWDNLLHDSTSMSPGELQVKLHEVFDKTTSVTKQQLSTFKHLAETESRAMVTAVTMRRHAWLRATSLQGDMKDRVENLAFDGKGLFHETTDATMETLKKSKFTAKTFMAPTSAPSTRTYSYNKQRAYRYQDRRDYRRQNRPYQRPRGFNNNIKSKNQSARNSKESTKQSF from the coding sequence ATGGAGACAAAAACGACCTTCAAGCGATGTGTGAGGTGTCGGGCTAAGTTGCCCTCCACCGACCACCACGATTCCTGTCTGCTATGCCTAGGAGAGGAGCACAACACAGGGGCTTGCAAGATCTGTTGTGCCTTCTCTAAGCAGACGAGGACAAACCGAGCTCTGCGTCTGAGAGCGGCCCTGTATGAAGACGCGCTGCGCCCTCCCACCCCTCGACCTGAAACACTGTCGACATCGGCATCGGGGAGGGAGGTACACGGAGCTGTAGATTCACAGTCTAAAACCGTGTCCACCGCTACACCTTTTAAGAGACCCTTGCAGATCTCTTCTAAGGAACAGAAGCGGCGAGAAAAGAGGCTTCGTCAGGAGGCTGCGGAAGCTGCCGGTACGGGGCACTCTAATCGGAGTGAACATAGGCGTGAGACCCCTTCACCATCATCGGTGCAAGCTTCTAGTCCAGTAGCGGATGCTACGGCTTCGCAGAGCACGCGCACCCCGTCAGCATCGACATCGAAGCCTCCTCCGGCATCGACATCGAAGAAGCCTTCGACATCGACACCTTCGACATCGACGCCTTCGACATCGAAGCCTTCGACATCGAAGGGAGAGCAAAGAGGAAAGGATCGCTCGGCTGCGACACCCTCGACATCGAAGGCGAGCAAGACTAAAGCCTCCTCGACATCGAGGCCGAGTGAGGACTCTCATCTGAGAAGGCGCCACTCACTGTCGCCAGCTCATACACCACAGCAATCTCCATCAACCCCAAGGCAACAAGGTAGCCAACGCTCTGATGGGAGCGCAACTTCGGCTCTCAGGAAGTTGATGGACTCTGGCCCTAACACTCCAGCTGAGTCCACTTTTCAGGGTTTCCTGAGTGCCGGATTGGACGATGAAGAGGATGATGAGGAAGCGGTAGAGAGTCCTCCACCTCCTAAGACTCCATCACTTTCCCCAAGGGCTGCGGCTGAGAGCTTACTTCAATCACCCATGGCTGTAGTGCAACCATTGGCAGGCGTCGCGGATGGGAGTATACGCCACCCCACTTCACAGCCTGAGCACACTTGTGGTTTCAGACATTCTTTGCCGCATGACTATGCTGAGTACCTAAGGTGGAAGGCCATGCAACCTGCCCTACAACAACCGGTGGTGAGAGGTGATGTGTCACCTGCACCTGGGAATGGAGAAGGTGTACAAGACACCCCCCGGGAGGAGCAGGCTGTGCCTGTGAGGGCGCCACAGGACAAGCCTAGTGGAAAGCGAAAGAGAAAGAGCACCCCGCCTCCTCCAAGTCCTTCATCCAAGGAATCGTCTCCAACTTCGACGCAACGGGATTTTGAGTCTgactattcagattcagatcacGCCAGTCGGCAGGTGGAGCCTTCATCTGAGGTTCCACCGCGTTTATCAAGATCCCCAACAGAAGAACTCAAGGCCTACCATTCCCTAATCAGAGAAATGGCAGAGGCATTGGGTTTGGACTTGCAACTACCTGAAACGGAGTCTGCTGACCCTGTGTACAACATGATGTTTCAGTCGAAATCTTCCCACCCTGTTTCTCTACCAATGATCCCTGCCATTGCCAAGGCGGCTAAATCAGCATGGGACAGCATACAATCGGCTAATCCGACATCAAAGCGCATAGAAAACTTATACAGGATCCTTGATGAAGAGAATACGTACCTGTTACGCCACCCGGATCCTAACTCCATGGTGGTGGATTGCGCGTCAACATCAAAAGGCAGCCGCCGGCATACAACTCCTGCggacaaggaggggaggaagatAGATGTTTTGGGTCGTAGATTATACGCCACATCGAGCCTAGCTATACGAATAGCAAATTATGCAGCTTGTATGGCTCGGTACACCCATCTGCTGTGGGACAACTTGCTGCATGATTCAACATCAATGTCCCCAGGAGAGCTACAAGTGAAACTTCATGAGGTGTTTGACAAGACAACGTCGGTGACAAAACAGCAACTGAGCACGTTCAAGCACTTGGCAGAGACAGAGTCAAGGGCCATGGTGACCGCAGTCACAATGCGGCGCCATGCTTGGCTGCGCGCAACATCGCTCCAGGGGGACATGAAAGACCGGGTGGAGAACCTGGCTTtcgatggaaagggacttttccaTGAGACCACAGATGCCACTATGGAGActctaaaaaaatctaaattcactgcaAAAACGTTTATGGCACCTACCTCAGCACCTAGTACTCGCACGTACAGTTATAATAAACAGCGTGCATACCGTTATCAGGATAGGAGAGATTATAGGAGGCAGAATAGGCCCTATCAGCGACCAAGGGGCTTCAACAACAACATCAAGAGCAAAAACCAAAGCGCTAGGAACAGCAAAGAAAGTACTAAGCAATCTTTTTGA